Below is a genomic region from Vitis riparia cultivar Riparia Gloire de Montpellier isolate 1030 chromosome 16, EGFV_Vit.rip_1.0, whole genome shotgun sequence.
GTGTTGTTATTCATGTGAAATTGgtatattaaaaggaaaatatttatcatGATAAATATCTCAAATGTGGGGTTTCATTTGAAACCAAccctttttaattaattaattatttatttatttatttatttatttatttattattattattattattactcaaGGACCTCCTCAGTAGTTGAAGAAGTTCAGGGAGCTTCTTTACACGTAGCTGCTGATGTAATTTATAGTGAATTGATACAAGATAAATAGAATCGAAATATTTCTTACTTGTTTTTCAGATTATAAAACTAATTGCTctatattttactataaatatGAAtcatactatttttaataataaataaatatttataataatcacatattaataatattagtattaattattattatttgatccTCTAACCATTATTTCCataattatattgaaaattgaattggAAAAGTGATTATATTAGGGACTATTGTTGAACCATAATTGAAATGTGATgtcaatataatattaaaataaataataataataataataagtcaaAATTCTATcttctaaatatatttattttgagcCATTTGATGTGCAAGATTATATTTTGGtaatccattttaaatttgaaaaaaaaaacttttagttgaataaataatattttttagttgttttttttttattatttttacttatttttttaggattattttaaaaaataattatataaatatgtagaataattaaaaataaaacactaaatatataaatgatttttaaaacatatttaaaaaatattaaaaatatgttaaaaatattttaggttttcaaataaaattttatctacaataatcaaaaaacagttttcaaaaactattttttaaaatagttaatggGCCCTTAAATTTcagcttttttttattttttatttgtttatcatcTTATGATTTTAACCTAACGTGGCATAAATGTTTATCTAAATGTttcattcatatatttaatCATAAGCATATTAGGTAAGCAGCTgaccttttatattttattactttaatgACGTggcataaatatttatttatatttttcatatatttaatcATAAGCATCTTATGCTGACATCCTACCTCGAtgctaaaaacaaaaataataatacaaaaattgaaTGAGGTTCTACCCATAActtgaaaaacttaaaaaaataaataaaataatctgcAAAACATGGAAAAGTTAATGATACCGCCGAATGGGTCCCGCCtctataaagaaaaagaaaatttgaatgaGGATTTCAAAAACAGCTACTCATTGACTTCCAACTTTTTTTAGGTTATATATATGACGTGGAGTCTTAAATTAAGAAGAAGAGTGTCGGTGAagttagagaaaataaaattaagggcCTACATGGgatcctttttaaaaaataataattttgagtatttttttcatcattttttttatttatataattatttttaaaaataattaataggaTCCAAGCAATTCAACTATATTCGATTTTCAGTCTTTCACACTCAAAGTTGGCTaacataatgataaaaatatcggtaattatgaatatatcggtatttcgattttacagatatatcggatatatcaaagatatatcgatagatattttaaaaaaaaatattgtctaatgtaaaattgatcaaaatctataaaaaaaaaaatataagaaaaacgttataaaaatgtaattggaagtataatatatattttaaatttattttattaaagaattttatatatgtataatatgatttattatatttgataataatatctatatattgataaaaatatgaattttataaatatatatttattattgaattatattaaatattattttataataatattatgatatttgattattatatgtctaattttaaaatatatatattaatattaaaattatgatctatttaattcagttgtattaaatgatataaaatatattgtgatataagtataattttttaatatttaattaatctattaatgatattaaaaacactttgaagaaaattatcatgataatttatatattttttgtaatcaattaaaaaaaattgtatttaattataaaataattataattaatttgtattttaaaaatattcttttaatattttctatgatgATATAggttaatataattaataaagggCAAACTTGCTATAATGGTTAGGTGAGTTGAACCTTTTCTTTGGGTTTGAGTCCACGTTGACCATCCGACATATGGAAAAATGTCGGGAATATATCCgaaaattttcatccatgaGCTAACCAAAGTCAATGAGAACCATCCGCCTTGATGAGCCTCAGCCTCCCTCTTTCCTTCTGTTATAAGTATGCCTGAATCCAATCCAGCTCCTTTTCAAAAAGAGATGGAATATTTGGGGTATGTGTTTGTAGGCATAGTGACTCTTTTGCTTGTATGCATTCCACATTGGCTTCGCAGTTGGAGGAAGCCCCAGTGCAATGGAAAGCTCCCACCAGGTTCAATGGGATGGCCAATTCTTGGAGAGACCCTTCAGTTTTCGACTCCTTATACTAACCGCGGTGTCTCGCCTTTCATCAGAAAGAGAATGGACAGGTAAGTTAAGGGCTCTGCTGGGTACCAAGGAAAGTTACCAGGGAAATGATTCAAGTGTACTAAGTATTAATCAACATTTCTTCATCTCTCAGGTATGGGCCATTGTTCCGAACAAAACTGCTGGGGTGGCCATTTGTTATTTCAGCTGATCCAGACGTGAGCCGCTTCGTCCTCCAACAAGAAGGGAAATTGTTTCACTGCTGGTACATGGAAAGCTTTGACAATCTCTTCGGCCCACAGAATGTGCTTTCATCACAAGGGGCTCTGCACAAGTGCTTAAGAAGCCTGATTTTGAGTCAATTTGGGTCCGAAAGCCTAAGAACTAGGGTTCTTTCTCAAGTTGAAGACTCGGTGCTTGAAAAACTGTAGTTGTGGTCCAACGATACCTCTGTGGATCTGAAAGAGGGCGTTTATTCGGTATGTTAACTCATGTCTCAGAAACTATTAGGTTATATATGCTTGATTACCCGCCGAAAAtttggaggaaaataaaaaaataaaaaataaaaagataaagaaaaaaaaaaggagaaaagtaaaaatgaaaaaaaacaaatttaatcaataaattatttttcaaaaaatatccaCGAAAATACCATTACTAAAGAAGTATGCATGTCCTGATTATAACAACTCTTTGATTTAATTCACAGATGATGTTTGATTTTACTGCTAAAATGATTTGCAATTACGATGAGTCGAAGACACCAGAGAAGCTGAAAGAGAACTATTCTGCTTTTCTCAGTGGTTTGATCTCCTTCCCTCTGAACATTCCTGGAACTTCTTACTGGAAATGCCTAAAGGTAACATGTTCAGTACCTCAAGGAACTACATTAGGACTCAAATTAAAATCGTTTGGGTTTTTATCTATTGATCAATCTTCAACCTCCGATTACATTAGGGTCGTGAAAGGGCAAGGAAAACACTAAGGAATATGTTGCTTGAGAGGCTAGCATCACCGGAAAGGGAGCACAAGGATATCATGGATTTTATTATACAGGAAATGAAGAAGGATGACACTATCGTAACTGAGGAGATCGCTGTGGATTTACTCTTTGGGCTTCCTTTTGGTGCTAATGAAACCACTTCCTCTACTCTTATATTTGCCGTTCAATATCTTGGTAGTCATCCTTCGGCATTAGCAGAGATAACAGTAAGCAATAATTAACACTACATTTTGAAGATTTTCACTACCACTAAACTTCTTCATTGTGCCTATCACCACTTTTGTTGCTTCATTTTTCGATTTGCAGAGAGAGCATGAGTCGATTCTAAGGAACCGAAAACAAAAGGACTCTGGAATCACATGGGAAGAGTATAAATCCATGAGCTTTACCATGATGGTAAGTCAACAGAATCAGCCtgttttattaagaaaaaaaaaatagaaagttggTGAGAATCTAGCTTCATTGTTTCAGTGTTGCGAAATTTAATTGCAGGTTGTCAATGAAACTGTTAGGATGGGAAGTATTCTCCCTTCAATTTTCAGGAAAGTGGACAAAGATATTGAAATAAAGGGTACGATTTGGATCGATTAAATTGTACTAATGTTTCAACTTATAGATTAATTGGACACATTTTGAATTGAAGTGCACATGCAATGAGTAGGGTACACGATTCCAGCTGGGTGGATGGTTCTGGTCTCTCCTCCAGCAGCCCATTTCAACCCCAATGTACACAAGGATCCCCATGTCTTTAACCCATGGCGATGGCAGGTATGGTTATCTGCATGTTTCCATTAAGAATAGGTTTTTTCAATTTATCATTTCATACTATTTGTGATACTCATTTGGAGaagagttaaaaatataaaaaaatgacatgaGTTTAGCATTTAAGGTCCTGgtaatttttcttgaaatcaCTTTTCCatgtatttttgaaaatagttttctattctttaaaagagaaaatggtatttcaacttagaaaaaagggtttgacaaacttttaacaaaaacccaagtttttgaaaatttgttgcaaatcaaattttttctattacatatttttcaatgtttttagaatcggATTGGTCATTAAATCGGAAAAGTTACCAATTCACGATTCACTAGTTAGATTGACGGTCGAAccgatgatgtcataaatatataatttataaattattaaaatttaaaataattataaaaataaaactaataatttatatattatttaaaaattaaaattttatttcaaaatcaaaaaattagtttcaaattagaaatttaaattaaaatcataattttaatttaaaatttaaatttttaatattcatttttaaataaaaaaacttattttaaaatcaaaattttatttaaaattataatgttttcattaatttaaattaaaatcataagttttaaacgtcatgaagtaaaaaaataataaatataaaaataataataataataataataataataataatgatgagatgaggtaaaaaataattaaaaaaaatatggaagaagGGAGGAGAGGAGCGGGCAAAAAGGGGAAGAGTTTTTGGGGTTTCGGTGGGGTCGTGAGGGGTTCCGACGGGGTTGTGGGGAGGCAGGGTTTCCAATGCGGGGGGTGGCTTCGCGGGGGGTGGGGTTCCTGTCGATGGGGCATGGTAGGGGGGACCTTTTCCAGCAAGGTCGAGTTCGTGAGTCGGATCATTAGTTTAACATACCTAATTCCGATATGACCATTTTTCggtccaatttttaaaaccatgatatTTTCTGTTATTTTCTAAAAAGGTGCTCCaagtaatatttgaaaatatagagcgtactttaaaaacttttatattgtatataaatatgtaatacCATGATCGAAAATAAACggagaaaacaattttttatatttatatttgaggttgtaaatataatttcattcatgAAAACAATTGAGAACTCGAGACACTCCTAACAATTGGTTCTTTACTACCAAAACAACAGGGTCAAGAACCGACTTCAGGTTCGAATGCTTTGATGGGTTTTGGTGGAGGAATCAAACTTTGTGCGGGAGTTGACTTTGCCAAACTTCAAATCGCCATTTTCCTACACCATCTGGTCACAAAATACAGGTAATATACTGTTTACACATGGTTGAGGCATGTAATTAGTCAATTAATTGATTCACTCATTTGCTCCTTAATCACCTTCATGTTGTTGCATCTTAATCATACTCCGAGTCGTACTAACATATAATGAATTATCCGTTAAATTAGGTGGGAGGTGATCAAGGGAGGAGAAGTTGTTTGGCGGCAGTCAACTGGACCCATTTTTCCAAACGGTTTTCACGTTCGAATATCTGAGAAAACTAAGTGAAGATGGTCCTATGGAAGCATAAATAACTAGAATATAATCACTTGAATAAGAGTATTTCAGCATGTGTTCCCAAATAATATACTTGTGGTCATTGGTCATCGTGGGTTTGAACTTTTGTATCTCCATTATGGTGGGAACTGTCTTACCTTGAAAAACAAAGAAGGTTGTCTATTTATATCATTGTTTTCCATAGACTAAAAGCAATGTTAGGTGTAGAGGCTCTCTATTTCCATCATTGTCATCATGCCCTTCATGAGGTTGGTGCAGGGAGAGATTACTTAGGTCCTGTGTTACATGGTGGTATGCTCCAGAGTCTCCAGCATGGCGGAAAGATTGGAGCTTGTGATGGCATTGTCATCGATAATGGTACAGGACCTAATATTTCTCACATTGGCTCCTCCACTCTCTGTACTCctactatttcattttttctctatGTCTTGTGTATTTCTTCCCTTCAACAAAACTTAACTTTAGTTTCTCTAGTTTGTCATTCTGATCAAACTTTCGTTgaatttttccttcattttttattttgaaggatCTCATCACAGGGGTAATTCTTGCTCGAggtttttgttgaatttttccttcattttttattttgaaggatCTCATCACAGGGGTAATTCTTGCTTGAGGTTAGAGCAAGAATAATGTGTACGAATGGCCAAGCTTAGGAGACACTCTATTCGTAGCCAAACAAGCCTTAATAGGCGTGAAGACTTCCCCTGCTATTTCATACCACCCCTATGTATTCAAAATTGTGACTGTTTGGTTGTTTTGGTTGGTAAGTTCATCAACTAGACATTGACAATGCCTTTTTGCGTAGCTATCTCCATTAGGAGACTTACATGTCACAACCTCTAGACTTCATTGATGTCACCAAGCCCACTCATGTTTGTCGCATACAAAAAGCCCTTTATGGCCTTAAGAAAGCCCTATGGGCGTGGCACAATGAGTTGAAAGAGTTTTTAATTTCCTTTGGTTTCATCAATTGTTAATTTGATATTTGGttggttttttataatttcaatttcacCATTGATGTACTTTCTGGTGTATGTAGATAACCGTCACAAGAAGGTCTACCACTattgtttgagaatttttcgAACACTTGCCTCTAAATTCTCTATCAAGGACCTTGGCAATCTCGACTTCTTCCTAGGCATTAAAGTCATTCCCACATCACAATTTATCCCCCAATAAATACATATGTGATCTCCTTGAACACACCAAAATGATTGGTATAAAAAATCTAATCGTATCTATGTTCACCTTAGCCAAGTTGGATCTTATGGATGAAACCCTAAGGCGGTCATATATTCTATACGGATtgaattaatgttaataaagaTTGGTAGTaataagtattcttaatagGAACACCATAATATCCCATGGTATTGAGACATCATTCCCCCTTGAATGATTCTAAGGATATGTCATAAGAAAAACTATGATCATAGTAATTCATTTAGTGAAATTCAACATATGTTCTTTATAAACTAAAGTATGTTAATCAATCATATAATAAGAGAATTTGTAActcaaaaattgaagaaataatcTTCAGAAGTTGATAGTTATTGTACACAAACTCCTTAAGAACTTGTATTTGTAATCTTACAAAGTAATTCAAGCAAGGTAGTCCATCTCTTTTATGCATATATTTCAAGGTGATGCAATAGCAATACTCTTATTTGAAAAGGATTTGGATTAGATTTAGGCGTATATATAACAGAAGGAAAGAGGGAGGTTGAGCCACATCAAGGCACATAGTTCTCATTTGACTTTAGTTAGCCGACCCTTGAGtaaaaaaaaccttagaacTAATGTGATTTAAAAGAAGACAATGTATTATAATAGCATTATTTAAGGTTACACATAGATCCTGTAGGCCCCTTTGGTCCAATACAATATAGGCTTCATCACTCCCGACTCAATATAATGTAGGTCCAATCACTCTTAACCCAtgcatttttattcttattcttatttcttctttatatcttttttcattttatctttgtttttattttacttgtactattatttttattccatcttcaattttcaatttgcaTTTGTAATCAATGGATTTGTTTTATCTTGATGGGTTTGTTCccatttcaattaattaatgagCAAGTTTGGATTTTAAGGACTCGGCCCAATTGAATCGACGAATTTTAATATACGAAGCTTAggcttacttattttattttggatcTTAAAACTTTATTCGTAGATATTAGATTTATTTGGATATAATGCTTGAACTTGGATTACCTTAGgctttaatgttttatttggaTAAATTTGGCCATAGGTTTTAGGCTTGGCATATAATCATTAAAATTAcgcttaattaattttaactatttcATGTGGATCATTGGATTGAACATtggattttaattatttaatttgggccCTTATTGATTGGATTTGGAACATAGATTACAATCGATTTTGGGTTGGAGTACTTTTAAGTTAATTTGGGCTTTTCATTTGGACCATGGATTTGGGCCTTAGATGATTACTTTGGGCTGTGCTTTTGGTCAACTTAATTTGGACTTCCTTTAATTGATGGTAGTCTGATTCCAAGGTTCACATGCCAACTGCTCCCATTTTGTTCGTTTTTGCAATTCATCGTATCTTTGTAGGCATCTTTGCATTATATACAATATtggatttcattttcattgattaattaattgaatctttatattgttgagatattaggaatgctttccttatatcattatttccttatatcatttagtgtttagatattaggaaagttaagatattatgaatattgagatattaggaatattgagatattaggaaagttgagatattaggatattagttgttatttccttatattattctttccttgtatcatcttttcccattcttagaatggtgattaccctctatatatactctgtacatgaacgaaagaaagtataaatgaaaaactatcattcatcaatttcaagatggtatcagagccagggaactgaaatcctggatattttgccGTAAGGCTAACAATTGTCCCTCCTttgtgagagagaaaaaaaaaatgagtgaaaaaaagtactattgtttttcaatctgaaggtaCTTTCAATCCAGGAATTATTTTGactgaatcaaactatgacgtttggtcacaactcgtggagatgcatattgccgaacgggaaaaactttcctacatccaagtgtgcaggaagccttagttgatccaaggtggaaagcaagattggttagccgatatcctcaccaaaactgtctcaagtcaagtattctcaaaatttttaaacaagttgggcatgtgtgacatctatgcaccaacttgagggagagtgttgagatattaggaatgctttccttatatcattatttccttatatcatttagtgtttagatattaggaaagttaagatattatgaatattgagatattaggaatattgagatattaggaaagttgagatattaggatattagttgttatttccttatattattctttccttgtatcatcttttctcattcttagaatggtg
It encodes:
- the LOC117933335 gene encoding cytochrome P450 87A3-like; translated protein: MEYLGYVFVGIVTLLLVCIPHWLRSWRKPQCNGKLPPGSMGWPILGETLQFSTPYTNRGVSPFIRKRMDRYGPLFRTKLLGWPFVISADPDVSRFVLQQEGKLFHCWYMESFDNLFGPQNVLSSQGALHKCLRSLILSQFGSESLRTRVLSQVEDSVLEKL
- the LOC117933152 gene encoding cytochrome P450 87A3-like, with translation MMFDFTAKMICNYDESKTPEKLKENYSAFLSGLISFPLNIPGTSYWKCLKGRERARKTLRNMLLERLASPEREHKDIMDFIIQEMKKDDTIVTEEIAVDLLFGLPFGANETTSSTLIFAVQYLGSHPSALAEITREHESILRNRKQKDSGITWEEYKSMSFTMMVVNETVRMGSILPSIFRKVDKDIEIKGYTIPAGWMVLVSPPAAHFNPNVHKDPHVFNPWRWQGQEPTSGSNALMGFGGGIKLCAGVDFAKLQIAIFLHHLVTKYRWEVIKGGEVVWRQSTGPIFPNGFHVRISEKTK